Proteins encoded in a region of the Homo sapiens chromosome 9, GRCh38.p14 Primary Assembly genome:
- the OR5C1 gene encoding olfactory receptor 5C1: MNSENLTRAAVAPAEFVLLGITNRWDLRVALFLTCLPVYLVSLLGNMGMALLIRMDARLHTPMYFFLANLSLLDACYSSAIGPKMLVDLLLPRATIPYTACALQMFVFAGLADTECCLLAAMAYDRYVAIRNPLLYTTAMSQRLCLALLGASGLGGAVSAFVHTTLTFRLSFCRSRKINSFFCDIPPLLAISCSDTSLNELLLFAICGFIQTATVLAITVSYGFIAGAVIHMRSVEGSRRAASTGGSHLTAVAMMYGTLIFMYLRPSSSYALDTDKMASVFYTLVIPSLNPLIYSLRNKEVKEALRQTWSRFHCPGQGSQ; encoded by the coding sequence ATGAACTCAGAGAACCTCACCCGGGCCGCGGTTGCCCCTGCTGAATTCGTCCTCCTGGGCATCACAAATCGCTGGGACCTGCGTGTGGCCCTCTTCCTGACCTGCCTGCCTGTCTACCTGGTGAGCCTGCTGGGAAACATGGGCATGGCGCTGCTGATCCGCATGGATGCCCGGCTCCACACACCTATGTACTTCTTCCTGGCCAACCTCTCCCTGCTGGATGCCTGCTATTCCTCCGCCATCGGCCCCAAGATGCTAGTGGACCTGCTGCTGCCCCGAGCCACCATCCCTTACACAGCCTGTGCCCTCCAGATGTTTGTCTTTGCAGGTCTGGCTGATACTGAGTGTTGCTTGCTGGCAGCCATGGCCTATGACCGCTACGTGGCCATCAGAAACCCACTTCTCTATACAACAGCTATGTCGCAGCGTCTATGCCTGGCCTTGCTGGGAGCATCAGGCCTGGGTGGGGCAGTGAGTGCCTTTGTTCACACAACCCTCACCTTCCGCCTGAGCTTCTGCCGCTCCCGGAAGATCAATAGCTTCTTCTGCGATATCCCTCCACTGCTGGCCATCTCGTGCAGTGACACCAGTCTCAATGAACTCCTTCTCTTCGCCATCTGTGGCTTCATCCAGACAGCCACGGTGTTAGCTATCACGGTGTCTTATGGCTTCATCGCTGGGGCTGTGATCCACATGCGCTCGGTCGAGGGCAGTCGGCGAGCAGCCTCCACCGGTGGTTCCCACCTCACAGCCGTGGCCATGATGTACGGGACACTCATTTTCATGTACCTGCGCCCCAGCTCCAGCTATGCCCTGGACACTGACAAGATGGCCTCTGTGTTCTATACCCTGGTCATCCCGTCTCTCAACCCACTCATCTACAGCCTCCGCAATAAGGAGGTCAAGGAGGCCCTCAGGCAGACCTGGAGCCGATTCCACTGTCCAGGGCAGGGGTCCCAGTGA